The following proteins are co-located in the Candidatus Delongbacteria bacterium genome:
- a CDS encoding phage tail tape measure protein has protein sequence MMTGFTSAITISVFGTSNLSAFTAASKRLDKFAGNFEQASERVKKAGLKTMLVGAGIAASLAMPILQMGKFQTEVARVGGIAEASNKQVQAIGDTAMYLGAKTAFTAQQVAEGQGELASMGLTADQVSNKTGIMADTISFATGQQVAMADAGALLVGTLNAYQKPLSQATTLSDMMTVAMNRSNLKFGDLQESMLNTASTSATFGQSIGTNLAVLGVLANRNEVGARAGTRLSMTMTKLYTQAGKVRKALGVDVYDKVTGKTRDFIEVFGELKAKLGTLSEEKKNTTLTDIFGAEGIKVFNILLSSSRDELMGMRGDITKASSATAKFEKRIMDTPTGQWKLMKAAMSGVSMTIGGALMPMTLQLMGAIKGVADAVFGWLRAHPVLTKVAAGIAFVAAVGLILGGALLLVGGGFLHLGALALQLPAKLGQIAFSMGVTNSAAVPLTASLTALGLGALKMIAPFALVGLALYAIVKAWDTNFLGFRNTVEEVWFAIKPVVFAIWGGVKAMGDGIANVFDATLGAFWRFLTGWYQGAMSGISPILYFAGMVAWGLGFMVGTILRAWNWIRANPIVSGLLFVALGAFAWPLIAPAIAAVWTFATQTMLAGAKAAIGGARAAAGFLVARVAAMRAGAAYLWNARSAILLNAQIVAVAVVSKIWAGIQWLLNAALSANPIGIVIGLLALLTAGIVYAYQHSEGFRNLLNTLWDGFIWGVKTAAKVIFWPITGLKLLYDHVKPVKDFMDGMWDGFLSGIGWVIDGINAFIQTVNRIPGIEIPMIPKVGVAATVPKPATSAAVLPVAPSMATPMGIEAALTSAPLGGRLAAATHSGLAAGQSPLKPAQASVGTQPAKAITQRSQTANVDRSITVSKIEVTAGPNTPATSIRDQVVEALRSAAGQEDGLEGLQYAN, from the coding sequence ATGATGACCGGCTTCACCAGCGCCATCACGATCAGCGTCTTCGGGACGAGCAACCTCTCGGCCTTCACGGCCGCGTCCAAGCGCCTGGACAAGTTCGCGGGGAACTTCGAGCAGGCCAGCGAGCGCGTGAAGAAGGCCGGTCTGAAGACCATGCTGGTGGGCGCAGGGATTGCCGCCAGCCTGGCCATGCCCATCCTGCAGATGGGCAAGTTCCAAACCGAAGTGGCGCGGGTCGGCGGCATCGCGGAAGCCTCCAACAAGCAGGTTCAGGCCATTGGCGACACGGCCATGTACCTGGGCGCCAAGACGGCCTTCACGGCCCAGCAGGTGGCCGAGGGTCAGGGCGAGCTGGCGTCCATGGGTCTGACGGCCGACCAGGTGTCGAACAAGACCGGCATCATGGCTGACACGATCTCCTTCGCCACGGGCCAGCAGGTGGCCATGGCGGACGCCGGGGCCCTGCTCGTCGGCACGCTCAATGCCTACCAGAAGCCCCTGTCCCAGGCCACGACACTGAGCGACATGATGACCGTGGCCATGAACCGTTCCAACCTGAAGTTCGGCGACCTGCAGGAGTCGATGCTCAACACGGCCTCGACCTCGGCCACGTTTGGGCAGTCCATTGGGACCAACCTGGCCGTGCTGGGCGTCTTGGCCAACCGGAACGAGGTGGGCGCGCGCGCCGGCACGCGGCTTTCCATGACCATGACCAAGCTCTACACCCAGGCGGGCAAGGTGCGCAAGGCGCTGGGCGTCGACGTCTACGACAAGGTCACGGGCAAGACGCGGGACTTCATCGAGGTCTTTGGCGAGCTGAAGGCCAAGCTCGGCACCCTGTCCGAGGAGAAGAAGAACACCACCCTGACGGACATCTTCGGCGCCGAGGGCATCAAGGTCTTCAACATCCTCTTGTCCAGCTCGCGCGATGAGCTGATGGGCATGCGCGGCGACATCACGAAGGCCTCCAGCGCCACGGCCAAGTTCGAGAAGCGCATCATGGACACGCCGACGGGCCAGTGGAAGCTCATGAAGGCGGCCATGAGCGGCGTCAGCATGACGATTGGTGGGGCGCTGATGCCCATGACCCTGCAGCTCATGGGCGCGATCAAGGGCGTGGCCGACGCCGTCTTCGGCTGGCTGCGCGCGCACCCGGTCCTGACCAAGGTGGCGGCGGGCATCGCCTTCGTGGCGGCCGTGGGACTGATCCTGGGCGGGGCCCTGCTACTGGTGGGCGGCGGCTTCCTGCACCTGGGCGCCTTGGCCCTGCAGCTCCCCGCCAAGCTTGGGCAGATCGCCTTCTCGATGGGCGTGACGAACTCGGCGGCCGTGCCGCTGACCGCCAGCCTGACGGCCCTGGGCCTGGGCGCCCTCAAGATGATCGCGCCCTTTGCCCTGGTGGGCCTGGCCCTTTACGCCATCGTGAAGGCCTGGGACACCAATTTCCTGGGCTTCCGTAACACGGTCGAAGAGGTCTGGTTCGCCATCAAACCCGTGGTCTTCGCCATCTGGGGCGGCGTGAAGGCCATGGGCGATGGGATTGCCAATGTCTTCGACGCCACGCTGGGGGCCTTCTGGCGCTTCCTGACCGGCTGGTACCAGGGCGCCATGAGCGGCATCTCGCCCATCCTCTATTTCGCCGGCATGGTGGCCTGGGGCCTGGGCTTCATGGTCGGGACGATCCTGCGCGCGTGGAACTGGATCCGGGCCAACCCCATCGTCAGCGGCCTCCTCTTCGTCGCCCTTGGCGCCTTTGCCTGGCCGCTCATCGCCCCGGCCATCGCGGCCGTGTGGACCTTCGCCACCCAGACGATGCTGGCGGGCGCGAAGGCCGCGATCGGTGGTGCCCGGGCGGCGGCGGGCTTCCTGGTGGCGCGCGTGGCGGCGATGCGGGCCGGCGCGGCCTACCTCTGGAATGCCCGCAGCGCGATCCTGCTGAACGCCCAGATCGTGGCTGTGGCGGTCGTGTCCAAGATCTGGGCCGGCATCCAGTGGCTCCTTAACGCGGCCCTCTCCGCCAACCCCATCGGCATCGTGATCGGCCTGCTGGCACTACTCACCGCCGGCATCGTCTACGCCTATCAGCACAGCGAGGGCTTTCGGAACCTGCTGAACACGCTGTGGGACGGCTTCATCTGGGGAGTGAAGACCGCAGCCAAGGTCATCTTCTGGCCCATCACCGGCCTGAAGCTCCTCTACGACCACGTGAAGCCGGTCAAGGATTTCATGGACGGCATGTGGGACGGATTTCTGAGTGGCATCGGCTGGGTGATCGACGGGATCAATGCCTTCATCCAAACCGTCAACAGGATCCCCGGCATCGAGATCCCCATGATCCCGAAGGTCGGCGTGGCAGCGACCGTCCCCAAGCCGGCGACGAGCGCGGCTGTGCTCCCCGTGGCGCCCTCCATGGCCACGCCCATGGGCATCGAGGCGGCGCTGACCAGCGCGCCCCTTGGCGGGCGCCTTGCGGCGGCGACCCACTCGGGCCTCGCGGCCGGGCAGAGTCCGCTGAAGCCCGCCCAGGCCAGCGTCGGCACGCAGCCGGCCAAGGCCATCACGCAGCGCAGCCAGACCGCCAATGTTGACCGCAGCATCACGGTCTCGAAGATCGAGGTGACCGCAGGCCCGAACACGCCGGCGACTTCCATCCGCGACCAGGTGGTGGAAGCCCTGCGCAGCGCGGCCGGCCAGGAAGACGGCCTGGAGGGCCTGCAGTATGCCAACTGA